The following nucleotide sequence is from Capra hircus breed San Clemente chromosome 4, ASM170441v1, whole genome shotgun sequence.
GAACCCTGACAAGCCATCTCTAAAAAGagatagttttattttctagGCTTGCTTGTCTTCTTGGTCCAAGTTATGAAGTTATTAGGGTCCCCTGTTCTTTACATGTTGCTTTTGGTTACATATCCCTTTACCTTCTCACTTGCTTTTCTGTCCACTAATTTCAGATTTGAAGTTCTTAGAAGTATTTGATAACTTCTTAAAGCAAATTGTTCCTTGCAGAGGAATAAGTAAAGGCAAAATTCTGAGCAAAAAGGGTTTGTTGAGTTctaggaacaggaaaaaaaaaaaagtccatagtGACAAAGAGGTTGTAAATATTCATTGTTTTCTTActgatattttaaactatttggAACTGACATAAAATTTGTATGTTGGAAtggatttaaatattttgttatttctaTAATAgaatattgctgctaagtcacttcagtcgtgtccaactctatgcgaccccatagacggcagcccactgggctcctctgtccctgggattttccaggcaagaacactggagtgggttgccatttccttctccaattcatgcatgcatgctaagtcacttcagttgtgttcgactctgtgcgactccatggacagctgcccaccaggctcctctgttcatgggattctctaggcaagaatactggagtgggttgccatttccttcgccaataatagaatattatataGCCATTTAAAAGGATAATATAGAATTTATATGGCGATGAAAATTTTTCCACATAAAGTCAAAGCATGTGTACACGatttgatttatatttcaaaatttaacatATTTATACAAAAATGTCTTTGGGGTCTATTTTTGTATATGCAGGAAAACTCTGTAATTTAAACATGAAACTGTACATTGATTATCTCTGGAGAGTAGGATTGTATGGGAACTTACcttttgaatatgttatatggttactgtttgttttttaataaatgtgcATTACccaaaaaaaagacatttgaaaattctattgtgtataaaatataaaagcaaagttGCACATTTTCCTTGTTTATTCGAGAGTAGCACTCAGGAAGTTGTAACAGGAATGTCAAACCTGAGCCGATTCTTAGAGTTTCAAATGGGGGAAATGAATCACCATATTACGTTAACTGAAAAATAGTTACCAGATGAcaggaaagaggaaatgaaaatttcaatCGCATTTTTGTTTACCGAGATATTTTTTCTGAATTGTCCTGATCAATAGCATAGTCTTCCAACGAGTCAAAGTAGAAAAAGATTTCAAATCAAGTTGAAAATCACTGCAACATCCACCTAAATGTGAAGAGGAGCACAAGAAAAGCACTGCTTTGAAGTCGCACAGGAGAAAAATATTGACATAATTGATCATTGCCATGAAATTGCAAATTCCAGAGAGAGTCGCCCTCTGCCTGTGAGTTCTGTGTCTCATCCCGCATGGATCTGGTGTTTCTTTTAGAAGGAGGTGGTCTATTACACTAATTCCAAAGTCTAGGGTCAACACTTTACTGGATCGCCAAAGAAATGGTAGCAAATTATGGTCAGTAAGTATCTCACCAATTCACGCAAATGTTATTAACTAATTTTTAGCTGatatatttttagcttttattaattgatttattttaaaattcatgcaAACAGAGCACAGTTAAAGGATATATATAGAACTTCTAATCAGCAGATACAAAATGGGAAACTGTCTAATTTTCTGGATGATACAAATTTAATGACAGAATGGAATTTGGCACTTTAGGGACATATCCAATACTGTATTAATAGGTCTATGACTCAGGCTAAATAGGAAGGCTCAGGGAGCCCTTACTACCTGAGAATTCCAGAATTATggatattttgtaaatttttaactctttttgaGTAAGCAGTTTCCGTCATCAAGGAAAGCAAGGAACAAAAGCAGTAACAGAAAATGATACAACGAACTTTAGAAAAAGTCTCATGGGCTTGTGTTTACTGTGgcccctgaggcaaagaactggtccattggaaaagacccagatgctgtgaaagattgatggcaggagaagagAACAgggtgatagagaatgagatggtgggatggcatcatggactcaacggacgtgagtctgagcaagctccaggagatggtgaaggacagggaagcctggtgtgctgcagtgcctggggttgcaaagagtcctacaCAATTTAACAACAAGAGCTGATAACAACACAGAAAGCTAGAAAAACTAAATTTCTTTCCAAAAAGAATGTTTAAAGGAGTTATGGGAGATCTCCAGAAAGGGAAGGTAGGTAAGAGcttgaagaggaaggaagagcgGGCTGAGTCAGGACCTGAGATGGATCCTAGGGGAGCAACCAAGGCAGCTGAGTAGGCTCAGCTGTGGTGTGATGTCTGGGTTCCTGCTGCACCTAAAAGGGGCCTCAGGAGGCAGGCATAGGGATGCTTCAGTATCAGATATGCAAGTCACTAGCCTCCTTTTCCCAAGTGATTAGAATTGTTTGAGTTCATAATTCAAATAGCCTGCAATTATAGAgttttacatataatattttggtaaaatatttttgaatgaaaccAGTAGCctagaaaaagaattattttcaaatgtcaGCAATAATTAAGAAGGCAAAAACTTCTTAGTGGAAATACTTCTTTCATCATGTATGAACTCCAGACAAACCATATGCAACACTGGGTGTCAACTGCACTCTACGCTTTTGTAGAAAGGTCATGAGGAGACAGCTCTACAGTGGTGGCTGTCTGCTCAAACTATTAATGATAGGGACCTTTGTGAGAACAAGAtagaaaaaacagaataaagaaagcaATTTTCTCCCCTTTAAATATGCAATGatttcttgcatttttaaaatgagtgttCAAGAAGTCAGATTTTTCTTTCCTCCGAGAAAACTCCTGTGGCAGATAAGAGAGACACCTGAAATGAAGATGCCTTTAAGTGTCCACCCTGCTGCACCTTAAGGAAAGTGCGCTGTCCTGCACAGAATGAGGGAAAACATTTCATGGATACATCACTTTGTTCTCCCACAGCAGGAAAATCAGCGGGGACTGAGAAGACCAGGGTCCCTAAATACGGATGAAGGCAGACCATCGCGCCCATCTCCACTCTGCAGGGGAACCAGGTGGCCCCGAGTCACTGATTCTCAGCCTCATTGTTTTCATCTGGAAGCTGGTGAGAGCAGGGTCTAAAGGGCTGATGTGAAGAATAAACAGCATTAGCTGGTACACAGTAGGAGTTTACTAGATGTCAGCAGATACTAACAGTATTAAAGACAGCACAAAATTCAAGGAGAATCTAAATTATTGGGATTGGTAATTAATATCAATCATGATATTGTAAAGTCCTCCACACTTGCTTTCCTTTTTGGTTATGTTTAAGTAAGAAAACATATGATTTTAATTCCATTTGTATTGATGCTTTATATGctgatttttaagttaaaaaggaTTTTGAAGAAATATAAGAATCTTTAAAGTAGCCTCACTCTTGGAATGAAGGAGAAAATACaggttttaaaacacaaaatgcaGCTCAGCTATACCAAATATACCAACGCGAGAAAGAGAGTAACCTTATGAAGTGAAAGGAAGCCATGTTTAGGATATTTTGCACTGACCTGTAGTAAAAGTTTTTATTATCACTCTCTCAGAGTGAGTGCCCTGGGGCTGACAAAGTCAAAGTTCTGGGGCAGAACAGATTATGCAATCTTCTGACTTACTCAGAAATTACTTACCATTTACTTCACCACTCAGCTTGATCCTCATGAATAACATaatgtaaaaaaacaaacttgGATTCTTGGCCTGACTATCTGGGACCTACTCAAAACTTTGGCAGGCAAAATCTTGTACCCCTCTGTATCTCTCATTCCTCAATTCCCCCATCTCATAGGAGAGTTGAAAATTTCAATTAGTTAACGCAAACAAGACACTTaataccctgggatttctttggaaggaatgatgctaaagctgaagctccagtactttggccacctcgtgcgaagagttgactcattggaaaagactctgatgctggaaggaactgggggcaggaggagaaggggacgacagaggatgagatggctggatggcatcacggactcgatggacgtgagtctgagtgaactccgggagatggtgatggacagggaggcctggcgtgctgcgattcatgggttcgcaaagagtcagacacgactgagcaactgaactgaactgaactgaaacatatattATGAGAGGTTTGAAAGCCATTATTGGAGAATAACTTTTGGGTCCAGTCATCATAATGAAACATTAATATCCTACTAAAATAAGGAACAGAGAGTGTGTACAGCAACAGATACTGGGTTTTTCCAGTAAGAAATGTCATCTCTTGCCTGAATGCATGAGAAATGGGACCTGTTtggtcaaaaaatatttttgaaagtccACAAGGGCAGGCAGTCAACACATGGGAAAGGAAGATCAAGCTACTGGCCAGGAAACCACTTACCTCTGCCTTCAGGATTGTTTTATTTGTAGAAAAGGTATTTGACTCACAGGTCTGTGAAGTTCATTGTAGCCCTTGAGCCGGATCATGCACTGCCTGGATGATTAGCTGACCCCTCTTCTCTGAAACAGTCATGAGGAAAACCAAGAGACACAACAgcagggaggtgaaggggacacaGACATGGGTCTTGGAGGTCAGAGGACTCAAGGCCACACCATGGGGACAGGTAGGGGTCCTTAGAAATGCCCAGGGGATCTTGTAAAAAGGGGCTTTGGGTAAAGATAAGGCATTCAGACCCTTATACCTGGACCAGTCTTTTCCACCTGAAAACCCTTTTCACGATCAATGAACTCTCGAGTCTAGAACGCTCTAGAACTCTCTAGAACTCAGAAGTGGAATCTGTGTTCTTCTCTTCAGCATGGCCTTGGAGGACTAGGATAGATTCTCTTCCACGGGGACCTCATCAGGAGGTGAAGCCCAGACACACAGCTCTCAGCAGAGAAGTTTATGATAGACTTGCTTCTGCAAGTCAGGGCTTTTGCCTTCATTTGAATCCAACCTTCCTCCTGCAGACATAAATCATGATCAGGGTACAGAACTGTGTGTATCACCTGGACCGACCCTCTCCCTGGAGATTTTAGTGTTTGTTGTTTCCCTAtcggcgcttccctggtggctcagagggtgaagcgTGTTTTTCCTATCTGCAGGTGAACCAAGGAATGCATTTCCCATGTTTACTCATTAAGTTCCTTCAGGATACCATGGGAATTGTGTCCAATTGCTTgggatttgtgtgtgtttgtgtttgggaCTGGGTGAGTCACGATTTCTCTGAACTGTATAACACTCTGGCAAAGAAACTAGAAGATTCAATTTCATGTTATAAATTGATTTCTTTcaatactactctaatggcaaaaagtgaagaggaactaaagaggttcttgatgaaggtgaaagaagagagtgaaaaagctggcttaaaactcaacattcaaaaaactaagatcatggcatcctgtcccatcacttcatggtaaatagatggggaaaaagtgaaaactgtgacagattttattttcttgggctccaaagtaaCTGTGGACAATGGCtgtaaccacaaaattaaaagacagttgctccttgaaagataagctatgccaaacctagacagcatgttaaaaagcagagacatcactttgccagcaaaggtccatatagtcaaagctctggttttacagtagtcatagatgaatgtgagagttggaccataaagcaggctgagctccagagaattgattcttttgaattgtggtgccagagaagactcttgagagtcccttggatagcaaggagttcaaagcaatcaatcctaaagaaaatcatccctcaatactcattggaaggactgatgctgaagcttaagctccaatattttggacacctgatTCATagagctgactctggaaaagatcctgatgctgggaaagactgaaggcaaaaggagaaaagggtggcagaagatgagatagttacatagcatcactgacttaatgaacatgaatttgaacaaacgctgggagacagtgaaggacagggtagcctagTGAGCTTCAGGCCTTGGTGTGCCAAAGAGTTGGTCAGGATTtagtgaacagcaacaacaacaacacaggtgTATGTGtgactgaaccactttgctgcacacctgaagctaacccaacattgttaatcagctatactccatgggtaaacctatggctgattcatgttgatgtttggtagaaaccaacataatacgtaaagcaattatctttcaattaaaaataaataaattaaaaaaacactccaacgtaaaaaatttttttttaataaaaaatataggaGACAAAGTTAGTCAGCAAAGATTTCCTGAGGGCCTTGTCTGTACTTAGTTTTGCTCTAGATATGATGAACACAGCAACGAGGAAGGCAAAGTTAATGCTTACCAGTGATCTTTCATGTTAAAAATAGTAACTTTACAGGGAGGATAACCTCAGTTAGTGTATAATGCTATGGAAAAAAGACACAATGGACTGAAAAATTagatgttgttcagtcgtgtccaactctttgcaacccatggactggggcctgccaggctcctctgtccatggaattctccaggcaagaatactggagtaagtagctgttgccttctccaagggatgttcctgatccagggatcaaaccagggtctcctgcattgcaggtggattctttaccagctgagctaccatgaTGGAAAATTACCTGGTCAAGACAAGTAAGACTCTGAAATACACTGGTTTTTGAGGAAGTGATGTTTGAGACTTGATAAATCAGAATTGTTGAAGACAATTCCAtgtcttctcattctttttatgcTCCTTGTTGATTAACATGCATTCTTGATCTATCTAAATCAATCTATTCAAATGTATtagtgtttctctggagaataacaattttgtatattaatttaaaaatctttcccttCCATATTtcctaagagctttatagttttgcCTTTGCCATTAGGTCTTAAAAACACTGAGCCTGAGTTTTTCATGCATGAGTATCCGCATGGTTACTCAGTCGTGCCAGAGCTGTTTTCTGCAACACCCCTCCCTTTCCCCAGTGGTCTACCAAGCCACACCTTTCATACAGCCAGTTTCTAATCATAGACATCAGCATCTATGCTCTGTTCAGTTTGTTTATTGGTCAACCCAAGGATGAAGACTGCACTATTTTACTTATTGGCACTCTGTAGCAGATATTGTTATCTGCAGAATCAATTCCTCTCACCTTATACTTAatcttttttaaatgtgtttggaCTAGCCATGGCAGCATGTATGTTAGAATCAGCTTGTCGAATTCTAAAGTGTTCTGCTTATACTCACATATTCCACTGGGATATTGTAAGATACTAACATTAAATATGTTAATCAGCTTGAGGAGGTTGAATCGTTTAAACATTATGTTTCTCAGTCTGAAACCTTGGCATATCTCACATTTCATATCTGTTTAGTTAGCACAGTGCCTCAATAAATTTTTCTAATTGTCTCTTTATAGATTTAGtacttggatggtaaagaatccgcctgcaatgcgggagacctgggtttaatccctgggttgggaagatcccccggagaagagcatggcaactcactccagaattcttgcctggagagtcccatggaaagaggagcctggtgggctacatccacagggtcgcagagttggacatgactgagtgaccaagcacacactcttagatatattcctaaacatttaaaaattaagtccTGCTTTTAGCATTttggaaaaaatttattttaattatttgttatataaatatataatagatgTTTATATTGATCTTATATCAAGTTATCTTGTTTAAATTTCTCATCATTTCACTAATATACAAAAAGATTCATTTGGATTTCCTTCAAATGCCATCGCACTATTTGCATATGATCATaattcatttgggcttccctggtggctcagtggtaaacaacccacctgtcaatgcaggagatccaggttcaatcgctgggtcaagaagatcccctggagaaggaaatggcaatccactccagttttcttccctggtaaatctgatggacagaggagcctggagggctacagtccatgaggtcataaaagaATTAGACATAACCTAGCCACACAACAAAAACACATAATTTATCTATTCCTTCTCATGTGGGTATCTCACGTGACAGATacccacatacacatatatctcttCGTTTTGTTTAACTgtacatattaatatatctaataaaaatctgaaaaataaggaaaacaagtgGTGACGATGTACatcttatttgattttttattttatggagaAAGATATTAGCATTTTACCATTAAGTATAATGTCTGATATGTGAATGTTTATGGTACTGgggtttttaataaatttttttctaggaATGTGTATTGTTATGCTAGGTTGTAAAGAGCTTTATCATGAACTGATGTTAAATTTTATCAAGCACTTGCTTTGATCTACTGACAATGGATACTTTAATTTGTTAATGGgccaatttttttcattctttgaaaGTTATACAATTTTTGCATTCTAGAGATAAAAACTTTATCataatttagtattttttattacttgatttactaatattttaagatatttgcaCCTGTGTTAAAGAATAGGATTAgattataattttcttatttatgatGTTTATTTCAGGTTTGCTATCAATGACTAAATATGagtatttattttctcagtttttaaaaattttgaagataAAGGGTGCTAATTTGTTAAATTAATGGTTTCAAAAGAGCATTCAAAGGTCCAGAGTCATGAAGACAGGCTTACGTAGGACACTCCAAACCATCCCTCACACTGACCTCTTCTTCCCTAGAATTTTCCTCAGGGCACCCTTCACCTCTGTGTTTCTCAAACTATAGATTAAGGGATTCAGCATAGGGTTGAAAAGGCTGTAAAACAACGACAGAATCTTCCTTTGTTCCTGAGAATGGCTGGATCTGGGGGTCATGTACAAGACGATGGCAGTGCCGAAGAAGAGCCCGACCACGcagaggtgggaggagcaggtggagaaAGCCTTCCTGCGGCCCTCAGCAGACTGGATCCTCAGGATGGTGTCCAGGATGCGCGCATAGGAGCCCAGCACCAGGCAGAGGGGCCCGACTAAAATGCAAACACAGGATGCAACGATGATAACTTGATTCAGCCAAGTATCTGCACAAGCCAACTTGAGGACAGACAGGATTTCACAGAAGAAGTGGTTGATTTCATGAGGCCCACAGAAGGGCAGCTTCAGGATGAGAACTAAGTGGACAAGATCCCAGAGAAAGCTAAATGCCCAGGAAGCGCTGGCCAGGACAGTGCACACTCTCCAGCTCATGATGAGAGTGTAATGAAGGGggtggcagatggccacataCCTGTCATAGGCCATCACCACCAAAATCAGGCACTCTGAAGCAGCAAAAGCCAGGTACAAAAATGTCTGCATAATGCAAGGAACAAAGGAGATGGTTCTTTTCTGACTCACAAGATTTGCCAGCATCTTGGGGACATTGTTGGAGGCATAGGACATGTCGATGATGGCCAAGTgtgagaggaagaagtacatgggggtgtgcagtCTTGAGTCTAAGCAGATAAGCCCCAGGATGACTCCATTCCCCAGAAGGGTGAGGGtgtagaagagagagaaaagtccAAAGAGGAAAAACTCCAGTGCTGAATCGACCTGGAATCCCAGGAGGGTGACTTCTGTGATCCGTGTCTGGTTGCCTCCCATGCTCCTGAGCAGAGACAGTGAAGCCCCAAGCTTCAATAGAAGGTCAGAGCTGTAGGGAAATCATGACACAAAATACCTTCTGAGTGTAACAAAGTGAGCATTTGGAAATGTATTACTTTGAGTGGgttttctataatttatttttagatatactgTATACACAAACTTGGTATGATCATACAAGTCAGAAACAAATTCCCCTTGTATCAATGGATAATAAGGTATGGAAAATATATGatagataataaaatatatgataacAGGAAAAATGCATTATTATATACTCTGTGTGATAGTATACATACAAATACAGACATGCACTGTTTTGTAAAATTCAAGTATCCTGGCTTCCCTTCAAAGGTGTGAGTGTTGATTATTAATGTGCTTAGAAGAGAGACGACCCTGACAGGCTGTATGTAGTAAGAGGTAGTTTCATCTCCTAATCTTGCTTATCTTCTTGGTTCAAGAAACAAAATGTTTATGATACTTTGTTATTTACATGTTGCTTATTTTTCCACTTACCTTCTCATATGCTTTTCTATCCACTTATTTCAGATTTGAATTCCCTTATTAAATAACCTCTCAATTTTGTAGTATTTCAAACTTTGCATAAGACTCCTCTCAACAGTGGACATCTTCTGCCATTTATTTCCCATCTCCAGagtttgcaattttatttttattgtcttatttacttttttgtcAGCACCTGATCCTGAAATTTAAGCCTAAGTGAAAAATTATTAGAGTAGATGAACACAGGCACACATATTGTCTTAAATTCAGTTAAGCAAGGCAACATTTCTGCACCCTTTTAAAGTATGCAATTCAAAACGTGAAAATGAATTTACATTCTCTGTGGGTGTATTTAAAGATGACTCTTGCCTGTTAATTACATTTTATtcacctcttttctctttttcctttataaCATAATACAGAGGCAAATTTGAGAATCTGTCGTGAAAAGAATCTTTAGTTGTTGCAGTATCTTCCCAGTTATGGCAACTGTCATTGCCATCATATCTCCTGAATCCCTTCCTCATCACCTGTTACCATGCTGACCACCTACTGCTGTTCTGTTGGATTCTGAGTCAGTCACAGGGAGTAGGGTCAGCTGGAGCATCCAATGGTTAGTTCTCTCTAGGGAGCTTGTCCTGGGCAGTGCCTAGGTCTATCCATAGGAGAGTGGTCATGAGAGGGATGGATGGCAACATCACACTGAGAAGTCTTATAACCAGGTGCTGTCTCTTTACATTTCCTCACATTTTTTTCCAGAGACAACCTAACATGAAGCAAAGAGATGTCGTGGTTAATTACCACCCATAAAACACCAAAAGtacaaaaaaacataaaataggtGTTGATGGAAAAGCATTATGATGGAAAAAGAACagggaaaaataatagaaagtgaCTAGGTTTGGAGAGGCTCCTTTAGCTGGGATTGTCAAGAGAAGTCTTAAAGAGGAGACACATGGGTGGAATCTAAGTGATAAAGGGAGTGCCACCTGACAACAGCCCAAGTGGACTGCTTCCTGCACAGGGAAGAGTAACGGCAGAGTCTTGGGCAGGAAGGGCTTGGTGAGTAACGGGAACAGAAAAAAGTCTAATGTTCACGAAACACAGTGACCAGAAGGTTGGAATTATTCACTGTTATCCAGTTTACAGTTTCGAAAATTTAGAATTGACTTAAAATTTGAAAGCTGGAGATGAACTGAAATTTTGgctaattttataatatataaaaccattttataatatataataccattgtatatttttattatatattatttatgatatattgtaatatatgttatatattataatatataataccactgttgttttttagtcactaaatcatgcatgtctgactctttgctaccccatgggctgcagcatgccaggcttttctgtcccttactatgtcccagagtttgcccaagttcaagtccattgaattggtgatgctatccaacaatctcatcttccTGTGCAGTCATTAAAAAGGATAATACAGATCTTTATAGGGTGGAAGAAAAATTTTTTCACATAAAGTCAAAGGATATGtaatatgattatattttaaaatactaacatATCTATACACAATATGTctttgttgctaagttgcttcagtcgttccAACTCTgcgcagccccatagacggcagcccaccaggctcccccgtctctgggattctccaggcaagaacactggagtgggttgccatttccttctccaatgcatgaaagtgaaaagtgaaagtgaagtcactcagtcgtgtccaactcttcgtgaccccatggactgcagcctaccgggctcctctgtccatgggattttccaggcaagagtactggagtggggtgccattgccttctccgaatatgtcTTTAGGGCCTATTTATATATacgtaggaagattctttaagtTATACATGAAATCTCAATTGATAACTCTAGAGAATAGCATTATGGAGGGTCTTACATTTTGTATGTATTGTT
It contains:
- the LOC102186659 gene encoding olfactory receptor 2A12-like, whose protein sequence is MGGNQTRITEVTLLGFQVDSALEFFLFGLFSLFYTLTLLGNGVILGLICLDSRLHTPMYFFLSHLAIIDMSYASNNVPKMLANLVSQKRTISFVPCIMQTFLYLAFAASECLILVVMAYDRYVAICHPLHYTLIMSWRVCTVLASASWAFSFLWDLVHLVLILKLPFCGPHEINHFFCEILSVLKLACADTWLNQVIIVASCVCILVGPLCLVLGSYARILDTILRIQSAEGRRKAFSTCSSHLCVVGLFFGTAIVLYMTPRSSHSQEQRKILSLFYSLFNPMLNPLIYSLRNTEVKGALRKILGKKRSV